AGCCGAAACAAATATCTCACTGGCGTAGAAGCAGATTGCATTCACTCCACCAAACTGTTGAAGGACCATTAGCCCAACTCCAACCTGAAAGAAACTTGATATCTTATAAAATTACACATAATTAAGCTTCTCCTTTCTAGCTAGAAATGCATAACTAGAATACTTACGGTGACAGCATGAATATAATCTTTCTGAAATAGGTCCAACATCTTTGACTGTGGTAGTTGCTGAAGCTTTTCCGTGAAATCCTGAACATATATAATAAGCTAGGCATTTGAGCAATGCAGGACTAAGTTGGTATTCTATTTAAACTCTCAAGTACTGAATAGTTGATACTTTGATATCGGCTGCCTCTTCAGAGATGTCCGTTTCTTTTCCCCTTAGCTTCTGTAACGCTTCCTCAAGTGCACCTGAGTGTCTGATCTTAGCCTGAAATGCATGGTTTTCTATCAAAGAAGGGCAAAACTGTAGGCTCCATCTAATGAATACAGGTCTTACAGCAGCTATAATAATGTGAGAAGATGATTTCACACTTATTTCAATTTGTCTGCACGCAATGAATTTAGGTCTCAAACTGAATATTTATAGAAATTGTTGTTACCCCAAAATCTGCTTCCTTGCATCTGAACTTGATGGAATGTCAAGCAATGATCATAAAAATGCTAAGTTTGTCAATGCCACATAGTACTACTATATATGTGTTTTTTTTCTCAAACACACATAAAAATGTGTCTTTTGTATTAGAAGAAGGGACCTTACAGGCAAAatagtgaaagaaaacaaagccAGAGGCAAAAAACAGGAAACACGCCGGAAAACAGAGCTacccaaaaaacagagcaaacagGAGAGAAAACAAGTAGTTCTAGAACCAAGAACGGAAGTGGATGGAGGAAAGAGATTCGTCAAGTACCAACACTACAAGGAAAGCCTACTTACCAGCCACCTGGGAGATTCGGGAATCACAAGAAGGCCAGCCAGCTGCAGTAAACATGGTGTCACTCCTACAAGAGCAATAGCTAGCCATATCAAtatgcattttatttctattttctaaAAAATACAAGTGCATGCATTTTGAGGCCAATATGCTAGACTGAAACAAGTACCAGTAAAAATTGGTGCAATGAGGGATCCTCATACAACAAACGtattttgaaatatatttgttTCAGTCTTATATGAATGGTAGGGAAGTAAATTCAAACAAATTAATGTACCTACGATTGCCAAGGTACGCCAGGTGATACATGTCCCCAGAGCATACGCGAGCGATGCCCCACAACATATCATAAACTGCAGAAATGGATATACTTGCCTTCTTAAGATAATACTGTATACAAGCACAACCAGTAATGAAATCTCCCAGGTTGGATACAAACCTGGTTTACGGCTGCGAACCGTCCTCTAAGATTCTTGGGTGTTATCTCTGATATATATACTGGGACCTGTGCAGGTAACACAACTTTCAGACAAAATTGGTTGGAAAAAGTAACAAGATGGAGTTTGTTTGCTATAATCACCACATAGGAAAGAAGGCCAATTCCACATCCAATTGAGAGCCTCCCAAGGTCAAGCCACACAGAGTTCTAGAGAAGAATATTATACAGAAAAGAAGGAAACAAATTACAGGATGAACTAAGGAGTGTTATTCCCTTCAAAGTTACAGTAGGTACTGAAATGCACACTGAAGTAGAGATACATGGAGTACTGAGGGAGGGACCTTAGAAAAGGCTATAAGGAGATATCCAAGAATGCAGAACACATCTGATATTGCCATTGCCTTCACATCAAGATGACGCCAGTTAGTTGAGACTTGAGAGGCTATAAATGATTTGTTTTGGCAAGTACACGCTCGTTAGATGGCTTAATTAGCAGGATGAAAATGGGATTGAAACTTACACATCTTCGGCCAACTCGATCTGCTATGGTACCGCTGACAATAGCGCCCAGCATTGCTCCTATGGTTAATATCGAGCCAAAGACAGAATACTGCATGATGGTTAAAAGAGCAGATGCTTATAGTGATGATGTGTCAAGTTGACCCACCAGGTCACAACCACCAAGATGAACAAATAAAAATGTTATAGTATAAATGAGTACCTCTGCTAAGGAAAGATGAAGATCCCGCATGATGCCCTTCTGAGATGGCGAAGAGTAGCCCACCTACAAAATAAGGAGTCACAATTAAGTTGCCGACCATGGAAATATTTGAACTAGAACAATAGTATGACATATGTCTACCTAACACTAATTAAATGGAAGAATTGTCACACATTAT
This portion of the Triticum aestivum cultivar Chinese Spring unplaced genomic scaffold, IWGSC CS RefSeq v2.1 scaffold253534, whole genome shotgun sequence genome encodes:
- the LOC123176446 gene encoding sugar transporter ERD6-like 5 isoform X1; this translates as MSTEWEGVEAKKPLLVARNSSVSSIWVVVASTTVAVAGSFVFGISVGYSSPSQKGIMRDLHLSLAEYSVFGSILTIGAMLGAIVSGTIADRVGRRCAMAISDVFCILGYLLIAFSKNSVWLDLGRLSIGCGIGLLSYVVPVYISEITPKNLRGRFAAVNQFMICCGASLAYALGTCITWRTLAIVGVTPCLLQLAGLLVIPESPRWLAKIRHSGALEEALQKLRGKETDISEEAADIKDFTEKLQQLPQSKMLDLFQKDYIHAVTVGVGLMVLQQFGGVNAICFYASEIFVSAGFSSGNTGMLAMVAVQIPMTALGVLLLDKAGRRPLLMVCAAGTCLGCLLVGLSFLSKEHHWAKDLNVALALTGILIFPIHMKGSAGSLVTLVSWLGSWIVSYAFNFLLLWSSYGTFFMFASICGLTVVFVERLVPETKGRTLEEIQASMNSSLTPVSNGINRPV
- the LOC123176446 gene encoding sugar transporter ERD6-like 5 isoform X2 yields the protein MSTEWEGVEAKKPLLVARNSSVSSIWVVVASTTVAVAGSFVFGISVGYSSPSQKGIMRDLHLSLAEYSVFGSILTIGAMLGAIVSGTIADRVGRRCAMAISDVFCILGYLLIAFSKNSVWLDLGRLSIGCGIGLLSYVVPVYISEITPKNLRGRFAAVNQFMICCGASLAYALGTCITWRTLAIVGVTPCLLQLAGLLVIPESPRWLAKIRHSGALEEALQKLRGKETDISEEAADIKDFTEKLQQLPQSKMLDLFQKDYIHAVTVGVGLMVLQQFGGVNAICFYASEIFVSAGFSSGNTGMLAMVAVQIPMTALGVLLLDKAGRRPLLMVCAAGTCLGCLLVGLSFLSKEHHWAKDLNVALALTGILWVFLTGYGRNSMGYNVRDLPHTHERVSRKPGDLGELARLMDRLVCLQLPPAVELLRYIFHVREHLRSDCCICGAPGTRD